One window of Streptomyces sp. FIT100 genomic DNA carries:
- a CDS encoding trypsin-like serine protease yields MPHTRTLRLAALATALIAGPLALSATPATAVTGGAVSTDNAYAFTARLEIGDNDDTLRACSGALVDTQWILTAASCFADNPAASLTVPAGAPKQKTTAVIGRTDLTGTQGAERRVVEIVPRADRDVVLARLNRPVTDVVPVALATAAPAAGEELTFAGYGRTGTEWAPLKLHTGTYTVDAAAATTADVTGKDGAAACMGDSGGPVVRVTGGTAALAALTSQSWQGGCFGTDAAETRTGGVTARVDDLASWVNSKLGATRITDFNGDGIEDIAISDPKATVGADAEAGVVRIVYGGGKGVAEINQDLDWVPGGSEAGDWFGEALATVDHNEDGYTDLVVGTPSEDLGTAPDAGMVDVLYGAAGGLGTGAAKGAHFEQGTGAGAIAASAAESGDRMGHALAAGQTAAGEPYLVIGVPGEALGTVAKAGNVFYLRGTINAAVHQDKTDVPGVAEANDRFGTSVAADAHHVAIGAPNEAIGTMANAGGVAVFSHALHADGHLKPLFDLEQDLDTVSGASEAGDEFGASLALVEYRPSGASAATDSFLAVGSPGEALAVNEVDKADAGRVVTFRVTAAGAFSEVDALWQGTGDDTLSGTAETGDRFGEKVTVVNTAPRATSTVSTLRIAVGIPGEVVGTTAGAGAVQTFPLLGTAGDSDVWIEAGNAAGLPGTPGTNQYVGRSISFTGTNLYIGMPYGPSLGAVHVLPWANVSGGTKAAVTTYQPGSGGLPPVGGRFGYVAK; encoded by the coding sequence TTGCCGCACACCAGAACCCTCCGCCTCGCCGCACTGGCCACCGCCCTGATCGCAGGGCCCCTCGCCCTCAGCGCCACACCCGCGACCGCTGTCACCGGGGGCGCCGTCTCCACCGACAACGCCTACGCCTTCACCGCACGCCTCGAAATAGGCGACAACGACGACACCCTGCGCGCCTGCTCCGGCGCCCTCGTCGACACCCAGTGGATACTCACCGCCGCGTCCTGCTTCGCCGACAACCCGGCCGCGAGCCTCACCGTGCCCGCCGGCGCCCCGAAGCAGAAGACCACCGCCGTCATCGGCCGTACCGACCTGACCGGCACCCAAGGGGCCGAGCGCCGCGTCGTGGAGATCGTCCCGCGCGCCGACCGCGACGTGGTCCTCGCCCGCCTCAACCGCCCGGTCACCGATGTCGTCCCGGTCGCCCTCGCCACTGCCGCTCCCGCCGCGGGCGAGGAGCTGACGTTCGCCGGCTACGGCCGCACCGGGACGGAGTGGGCGCCGCTGAAGCTGCACACCGGCACCTACACGGTGGACGCGGCCGCCGCCACCACGGCCGACGTCACCGGCAAGGACGGCGCCGCCGCGTGCATGGGCGACTCGGGTGGCCCCGTGGTCCGGGTGACAGGCGGCACGGCCGCCCTCGCCGCGCTCACCAGCCAGTCCTGGCAGGGTGGTTGCTTCGGCACCGACGCCGCCGAGACCCGCACCGGCGGAGTGACCGCCCGCGTCGACGACCTGGCCTCGTGGGTGAACTCCAAGCTCGGCGCCACGCGGATCACCGACTTCAACGGTGACGGCATCGAGGACATCGCGATCTCCGACCCCAAGGCCACCGTCGGTGCCGACGCCGAGGCCGGTGTGGTGCGGATCGTCTACGGCGGCGGCAAGGGCGTCGCCGAGATCAACCAGGACCTCGACTGGGTGCCGGGAGGCTCCGAGGCGGGCGACTGGTTCGGCGAGGCCCTCGCCACCGTCGACCACAACGAGGACGGCTACACCGACCTGGTCGTCGGCACCCCCTCCGAGGACCTCGGCACCGCCCCCGACGCGGGCATGGTCGACGTGCTGTACGGCGCCGCGGGCGGCCTGGGCACCGGCGCCGCGAAGGGCGCCCACTTCGAGCAGGGCACGGGCGCGGGCGCCATCGCCGCCTCGGCGGCCGAGTCCGGCGACCGCATGGGCCACGCCCTCGCCGCCGGGCAGACCGCCGCGGGCGAGCCGTACCTGGTGATCGGTGTCCCCGGCGAGGCCCTCGGCACCGTCGCCAAGGCGGGCAATGTGTTCTACCTGCGGGGCACGATCAACGCCGCGGTCCACCAGGACAAGACGGACGTGCCGGGTGTGGCGGAGGCGAACGACCGCTTCGGCACCAGTGTCGCGGCCGACGCCCATCACGTCGCCATTGGAGCCCCCAACGAGGCCATCGGCACCATGGCGAACGCCGGTGGCGTGGCGGTCTTCTCCCACGCCCTGCACGCCGACGGCCACCTCAAGCCGCTGTTCGACCTCGAACAGGACCTCGACACCGTCTCCGGCGCCTCCGAGGCGGGCGACGAGTTCGGTGCCTCGCTGGCCCTGGTCGAGTACCGCCCGTCGGGTGCCTCGGCTGCCACCGACTCCTTCCTCGCGGTCGGCTCGCCCGGTGAGGCCCTGGCGGTGAACGAGGTCGACAAGGCCGACGCCGGCCGCGTCGTCACCTTCCGTGTGACCGCCGCGGGCGCCTTCAGCGAGGTCGACGCCCTCTGGCAGGGCACCGGCGACGACACCCTGTCCGGCACCGCCGAGACCGGCGACCGCTTCGGCGAGAAGGTCACCGTCGTCAACACCGCACCGCGTGCGACGAGCACCGTCTCGACGCTGCGCATCGCGGTCGGCATCCCGGGCGAGGTCGTCGGCACGACGGCGGGCGCGGGCGCGGTCCAGACCTTCCCGCTGCTCGGCACGGCCGGGGACTCCGACGTCTGGATCGAGGCGGGCAACGCCGCCGGCCTGCCCGGCACCCCCGGCACCAACCAGTACGTCGGCAGGAGCATCAGCTTCACCGGCACGAACCTGTACATCGGTATGCCGTACGGCCCGTCCCTCGGCGCCGTCCACGTCCTGCCCTGGGCGAACGTGAGCGGCGGCACGAAGGCGGCCGTGACCACGTACCAGCCCGGCTCGGGCGGTCTCCCGCCGGTCGGGGGACGCTTCGGGTACGTGGCCAAGTAG
- a CDS encoding polymorphic toxin-type HINT domain-containing protein has protein sequence MATLIALVMVLGFDLRPATADDEAWVYDRSDVVEAWKYGGPGVRRAAEAALVGPDQDIQAFMTDDLPGVQEDDLRVQVAQIMAKGGPGVRAAANTALGGGTEQLQAFLDNDFVPAYEEDLRVDVARVMAFGGPGVKRAATTALDGTADDQVAFLQKGQFRAREDDNRVRVGQLLATGGPNVKLLAGQALDGTPEDIQDFLDHGWEIAAARDQETLTVSQLAELADKAQKQASELTETAKEEAAKAEKATEAAKAAALVAAQEALEAKESAGKASAAASRAAAAADRAAQAARTAVSAAAAANATARAAATAAAQAAYAASRAGNAASAAHSAAAAAAGDANRGEQARLAAQKANAAASGARKAAEAANQAGIAADNAAKAAGAAASAGRNAAAAAAAAADAGRWAGEAGGNAAEAQAAAARAKRLADQATRAANVAQTNANQAATAARQSRDAANDAASHAEAAAIAANKAADEAGEAVDAAAAATAAANAATGAANRALTAAEQASTVAELARKADAERLAQQQDEAVLSAEEAARAHDARVAAVAYEVGRLQQLNADTQKLVNEAAAASDPAVTAAKGRQAAVNMLGSGGTWVRDAAETALSGTDADVAEFVRAGLPVALEQDDRASVAHIAANTTVPAQQQAALEALDKPVDQVREFLRTRAYPGKEDDDRVAVGKISAAGGPGVKAAASEALDGTAADVAEFLEVGQYEAREDDDRVAVAEALATGGPEVQAAAQAALSGPPNGLRTFLEVGLHKARQRDANAAAHIAEVNTLLQAAFKSAHLAHKDAAEAQKVAAEARKDADDAIRWANQAKASSDEADEYAQQADASADSAAESAERAAESAKTARSAAASAQQAARSAARSAEHAQHSATVASGYASQASTSAYQAGISAAAAGKDATEAAQAATAALKTAADMLVAELKAQIQQEAQETSKPLSDKELRRALEERLVSYRTNLLADGELKPGETLLVCGSDGAGGMGCITSTYLDRLIAWYVGAEEIEKCLQGKSFRCLDDLALSALRLKVLRKTPCTGNSFVPGTRVLMADRRTKPIEDIRVGDRVLATDPLSGRTEAEPVRATIVGEGSKDLVSIGVTGSGATRKGTVVATDGHPFWVAGDSKAWIKAADVKTGMRLRTDAGRNVRVASTKAWSAPEQRVHNLTVADIHTYYVLAGTTPVLVHNADKFCGPDAEALNDWDPATFGSLEETARYHLDKHGKGRTLAEYTKEAKDLWTKTKPEDRIPWKLKNGEMGWKIRGGLFGGEGIFTKEGKIVTWHD, from the coding sequence GTGGCGACGCTGATAGCCCTGGTGATGGTGCTGGGCTTCGATCTGCGTCCTGCCACGGCCGACGACGAGGCGTGGGTCTACGACAGATCCGACGTGGTCGAGGCATGGAAGTACGGCGGCCCCGGCGTACGCAGGGCCGCCGAGGCGGCCCTGGTGGGGCCGGACCAGGACATCCAGGCGTTCATGACCGACGACCTGCCGGGCGTCCAAGAGGATGACCTGCGGGTGCAGGTCGCCCAGATCATGGCCAAGGGCGGCCCCGGCGTGCGTGCGGCGGCCAACACCGCCCTGGGCGGCGGCACCGAACAGCTGCAGGCGTTCCTGGACAATGACTTCGTCCCGGCGTACGAGGAGGATCTGCGCGTCGACGTGGCGCGCGTCATGGCCTTCGGCGGTCCGGGAGTGAAGCGGGCGGCCACCACGGCTCTGGACGGCACGGCCGACGACCAGGTCGCGTTCCTCCAGAAGGGTCAGTTCCGGGCGCGGGAGGACGACAACCGGGTCCGGGTCGGCCAGCTCCTGGCCACGGGCGGCCCGAACGTGAAGCTGCTCGCGGGACAGGCCCTGGACGGCACGCCCGAGGACATCCAGGACTTCCTGGACCACGGCTGGGAGATCGCGGCCGCGCGTGACCAGGAGACTCTCACCGTCTCGCAGCTCGCCGAACTCGCCGACAAGGCGCAGAAGCAGGCGAGCGAACTGACCGAGACCGCCAAGGAGGAGGCGGCCAAGGCGGAGAAGGCCACCGAGGCAGCCAAGGCGGCGGCGCTGGTCGCGGCGCAGGAGGCGCTGGAGGCCAAGGAATCGGCCGGCAAGGCATCGGCAGCCGCGTCCCGGGCGGCGGCGGCCGCCGACCGGGCCGCCCAGGCCGCCCGTACGGCGGTGTCCGCGGCCGCGGCCGCGAACGCGACGGCACGGGCAGCCGCCACGGCTGCGGCACAGGCGGCCTATGCCGCCAGCCGGGCCGGAAACGCCGCCTCCGCGGCCCATTCCGCCGCCGCGGCGGCAGCCGGCGACGCCAATCGAGGCGAGCAGGCGCGGTTGGCGGCGCAGAAGGCGAACGCCGCCGCCAGCGGAGCACGGAAGGCTGCGGAGGCCGCCAACCAGGCGGGCATCGCCGCCGACAACGCCGCCAAGGCGGCAGGAGCCGCCGCCAGCGCGGGCCGCAACGCAGCGGCGGCCGCGGCCGCGGCCGCGGATGCCGGCCGCTGGGCCGGCGAGGCCGGCGGCAATGCCGCCGAGGCCCAAGCGGCGGCGGCCCGGGCCAAGCGGCTCGCCGACCAGGCCACGCGGGCGGCCAACGTCGCGCAGACCAACGCCAACCAGGCCGCCACTGCCGCCCGGCAGTCGCGGGACGCGGCCAACGATGCCGCCTCGCACGCCGAAGCCGCGGCGATCGCGGCGAACAAGGCCGCCGACGAGGCAGGGGAGGCGGTGGACGCCGCAGCCGCGGCAACCGCTGCCGCGAACGCGGCCACGGGAGCTGCCAACCGCGCGCTGACGGCGGCCGAGCAGGCCTCGACCGTGGCGGAGCTTGCCCGCAAGGCCGACGCCGAGCGTCTGGCCCAGCAGCAGGACGAAGCCGTCCTCTCGGCCGAGGAGGCCGCCCGGGCCCACGATGCGCGCGTAGCCGCCGTCGCATACGAGGTCGGCCGCCTCCAGCAGCTCAACGCCGATACGCAGAAGCTGGTGAACGAGGCCGCGGCGGCGTCCGACCCCGCAGTCACGGCCGCCAAGGGCCGGCAGGCCGCGGTCAATATGCTGGGCAGCGGCGGGACCTGGGTGCGGGACGCTGCAGAGACAGCCCTGTCGGGCACCGACGCGGACGTGGCCGAGTTCGTACGCGCCGGGCTCCCGGTGGCGCTCGAACAGGACGACCGTGCCAGCGTGGCGCACATCGCCGCGAACACCACGGTCCCCGCCCAGCAGCAGGCTGCTCTGGAGGCTCTGGACAAGCCGGTCGACCAGGTGCGGGAGTTCCTGCGCACGCGCGCCTATCCGGGCAAGGAGGACGACGACCGGGTCGCGGTCGGCAAGATCTCTGCCGCGGGCGGGCCCGGCGTGAAGGCGGCGGCCAGCGAGGCGCTGGACGGCACCGCCGCCGACGTGGCGGAGTTCCTGGAGGTCGGGCAGTACGAGGCGCGTGAGGACGACGACCGCGTGGCGGTCGCCGAGGCCCTCGCGACCGGTGGTCCGGAGGTCCAGGCAGCGGCGCAGGCGGCGCTGTCGGGTCCGCCGAACGGACTGCGCACCTTCCTGGAGGTCGGTCTGCACAAGGCGCGGCAGCGGGACGCCAACGCCGCCGCCCACATCGCCGAGGTCAACACCCTGCTGCAGGCCGCGTTCAAGTCGGCGCACCTCGCCCACAAGGACGCCGCCGAAGCCCAGAAGGTGGCGGCTGAGGCCCGTAAGGACGCCGACGACGCCATCAGGTGGGCGAACCAGGCCAAGGCGTCATCGGACGAGGCCGACGAGTACGCACAGCAGGCCGATGCCTCAGCGGACTCGGCCGCCGAGTCCGCCGAACGCGCCGCCGAGTCCGCGAAAACGGCAAGGAGCGCCGCCGCGTCGGCCCAGCAGGCCGCGCGGTCGGCAGCCCGCTCCGCGGAACACGCCCAGCATTCGGCGACGGTCGCCTCGGGGTACGCCTCGCAGGCGAGCACATCGGCCTACCAGGCCGGCATCTCCGCCGCGGCCGCGGGCAAGGACGCCACCGAGGCCGCCCAGGCCGCGACGGCGGCCCTGAAGACCGCCGCCGACATGCTCGTCGCGGAGCTGAAGGCCCAGATTCAGCAGGAGGCCCAGGAGACCAGCAAGCCGCTCTCCGACAAGGAACTCCGAAGGGCCCTTGAGGAGCGGTTGGTCAGCTACCGCACAAATCTCCTGGCGGACGGAGAACTCAAGCCGGGTGAGACTCTGCTGGTCTGCGGCAGCGACGGGGCCGGCGGCATGGGCTGCATCACCAGCACCTATCTCGACCGCCTGATCGCCTGGTACGTGGGCGCGGAGGAGATCGAGAAGTGCCTCCAGGGCAAGTCGTTCCGATGCCTCGACGACCTCGCGCTGTCCGCCCTCCGGCTGAAGGTGCTCAGGAAGACGCCGTGCACGGGGAACAGCTTCGTCCCGGGTACGCGCGTCCTGATGGCCGACCGTCGCACCAAGCCCATCGAGGACATCCGCGTCGGCGACCGGGTCCTCGCCACCGACCCGCTGTCCGGCCGCACGGAGGCCGAGCCCGTTCGGGCGACCATCGTCGGCGAAGGCTCGAAGGACCTCGTCAGTATCGGAGTCACCGGATCCGGCGCCACGCGCAAGGGCACGGTGGTCGCCACCGACGGGCACCCGTTCTGGGTGGCGGGCGACAGCAAGGCATGGATCAAGGCCGCCGACGTCAAGACCGGCATGCGGCTGCGGACGGACGCGGGCAGGAACGTGCGGGTCGCCTCGACCAAGGCGTGGAGCGCACCCGAACAGCGCGTCCACAACCTGACGGTCGCGGACATCCACACCTACTACGTGCTCGCGGGGACCACTCCGGTCCTGGTCCACAATGCCGACAAGTTCTGCGGTCCTGACGCCGAAGCGCTCAATGACTGGGACCCGGCGACGTTCGGCAGCCTCGAGGAAACCGCTAGATACCACCTCGACAAGCATGGAAAGGGCAGAACTCTCGCCGAGTACACTAAGGAAGCCAAAGACCTCTGGACCAAGACGAAGCCTGAGGACCGCATACCCTGGAAGCTGAAGAACGGCGAGATGGGGTGGAAGATCAGGGGTGGCCTGTTCGGCGGGGAAGGCATCTTCACCAAAGAAGGAAAGATCGTCACCTGGCATGACTGA
- a CDS encoding ALF repeat-containing protein translates to MPDPFALPDTDRARVIKAWMTGGKAVRAAAEDVLYGTESDVQTFLTERLPKASAEDNRVAIAAFLAKAGTGMRRDAVAALNDGDSAIAAYLGGGFKPGLSEDLRVATATVSSTGGTAVRREASAALDAGTQQALEDFLLDGQYTARLEDMRVQIGTMLVSAGPEVQKYADRALSGTATDVQWFLDTGQHIARARDQESATIEELVAVVQREGKRAQAETDLAVEASERAKTAAEKAKEAAEKAAAEAEAAKEDVQKSGAAARKAASAAKGAADAARNAINASHAAVAASRRASWAATAASQAAATAGYAASRAYNAAIAASKDANQANVAKNAAVAARNAAAKARSAATAADQAASASAQAASAGSAAASAARNAATAASASAQAATAAGVAQQEAAEAKRQAAIATTAANRATNAASTAQALANAAATAARTARDAANSAANHAEKAADAADEAVKYAGQAIDYANRSTAHAAEAVKAANTATKAVEDAQAVEQAARNAELARLEGDKQQGVDEVKLLAQIETDERATYENKRAQAEQTDQSIKDLLANAEQALSGNDLALAATLGRKAAVGLMSAKGAWTRQAAQFALSGTDADVHAWVDADRSIAQRQDDRETALYVAQVTSPDIGDAAHAALASDAPEAARNFLTAGVIEAAAEDNRVQIARILSGNPGTAVRAAANAALDANTAQALQHFFDRAYADAVRDDDAVATATLLHNGGAYTKAHAEVALEGPTWMRRNFVEVAQYRAAQLDHDSATHIAAIRGAIAAAAKIAYKAQQDAALASKAAAEARQAASEAQEWAAKALDAADTAADYAAEAKQNADAADASAASAQASANQAKAAAATARTAARSANYSANRAIDAARSALNSSYSAQASAASARQSALAAGQDARTAAAAASDARRIATAKRQAEAAEAARKAAEEARQNRESGNNPADSPTHDQVNPKGSEPGEEPWYEDAGWWANAFNWISIGTGFASAVSGLICLFPPAAPIAGTVSVVLAYTSIATSGISTLFTGIEYGFGSDEFAASAAGTALGILTFGQSKWIGALGGSKVATKVTQFGHDLVSPITSTLSSLFG, encoded by the coding sequence GTGCCCGATCCGTTTGCGCTGCCGGACACCGACCGGGCGAGGGTGATCAAGGCATGGATGACGGGTGGAAAGGCCGTCAGGGCGGCTGCGGAGGACGTGCTGTACGGCACCGAATCCGACGTCCAGACCTTCCTCACCGAGCGGCTGCCCAAGGCGAGCGCGGAGGACAACCGCGTCGCCATCGCCGCCTTCCTCGCCAAAGCCGGTACAGGGATGCGTCGTGACGCTGTCGCCGCTCTCAACGACGGCGACAGCGCCATCGCCGCCTATCTCGGTGGCGGTTTCAAGCCGGGCCTCTCGGAGGACCTGCGCGTCGCCACGGCCACCGTCTCGAGCACCGGCGGCACGGCGGTCAGACGGGAAGCCTCCGCCGCCCTGGACGCCGGTACGCAGCAGGCCCTCGAGGATTTCCTGCTCGACGGCCAGTACACCGCCCGCCTGGAGGACATGCGGGTACAGATCGGGACCATGCTGGTCAGTGCGGGACCTGAGGTGCAGAAGTACGCGGATCGCGCCCTCAGTGGTACCGCGACGGACGTCCAGTGGTTCCTCGACACCGGCCAGCACATAGCCCGTGCCCGCGACCAGGAGTCGGCGACGATCGAGGAACTCGTCGCGGTGGTCCAGCGTGAGGGGAAGCGCGCGCAGGCCGAGACCGACCTGGCCGTCGAGGCTTCCGAGCGTGCCAAGACCGCCGCCGAGAAGGCCAAGGAGGCTGCCGAGAAGGCGGCGGCGGAGGCCGAGGCCGCCAAGGAGGACGTGCAGAAGTCCGGGGCAGCGGCGCGCAAGGCGGCCAGCGCCGCCAAGGGGGCGGCGGACGCCGCCCGGAACGCCATCAACGCCTCCCATGCCGCCGTCGCCGCATCTCGTCGTGCTTCCTGGGCCGCGACCGCTGCTTCCCAGGCGGCCGCGACCGCCGGGTACGCCGCATCGCGGGCCTACAACGCCGCGATCGCCGCCTCCAAGGACGCCAATCAGGCCAACGTGGCGAAGAACGCCGCGGTCGCGGCACGCAACGCCGCCGCCAAGGCGCGGTCGGCGGCCACGGCAGCGGACCAGGCCGCGAGCGCCTCCGCCCAGGCCGCCAGTGCCGGCTCCGCAGCCGCTTCGGCCGCCCGTAACGCTGCCACCGCCGCGAGCGCCTCCGCCCAGGCCGCGACGGCCGCCGGAGTGGCTCAGCAGGAGGCCGCGGAGGCGAAGCGCCAGGCGGCGATCGCGACCACCGCCGCGAACCGGGCCACCAACGCCGCGTCCACGGCCCAGGCCCTCGCCAACGCGGCCGCGACGGCCGCGCGCACCGCACGCGACGCGGCCAACTCCGCCGCGAACCACGCCGAGAAGGCGGCGGACGCGGCCGACGAGGCCGTGAAGTACGCGGGTCAGGCGATCGACTACGCGAACAGGTCCACCGCCCACGCGGCCGAGGCCGTGAAGGCCGCCAACACCGCCACCAAGGCAGTCGAGGATGCCCAGGCGGTGGAACAGGCGGCCCGGAACGCCGAGTTGGCACGTCTGGAGGGCGACAAACAGCAGGGCGTGGACGAGGTCAAGCTGCTCGCCCAGATCGAAACGGACGAGCGGGCGACGTACGAGAACAAGCGTGCACAGGCCGAGCAGACCGATCAGTCCATCAAGGATCTCCTCGCCAACGCCGAGCAGGCACTCTCGGGCAACGACCTGGCACTGGCCGCCACACTGGGCCGCAAGGCCGCCGTCGGCCTCATGAGCGCGAAGGGTGCCTGGACCCGGCAGGCCGCCCAGTTCGCCCTTTCCGGCACGGACGCCGACGTGCACGCCTGGGTCGACGCCGACCGGAGCATCGCGCAGCGGCAGGACGACCGCGAAACCGCGCTCTACGTCGCTCAGGTGACGTCCCCCGACATCGGCGATGCGGCGCACGCGGCACTCGCGAGCGACGCACCCGAGGCGGCGCGGAACTTCCTCACCGCGGGGGTGATCGAAGCAGCCGCGGAGGACAACCGCGTCCAGATCGCCCGCATCCTCAGTGGCAATCCGGGCACCGCCGTCAGGGCGGCCGCGAATGCCGCGCTCGACGCGAACACCGCGCAGGCACTGCAGCACTTCTTCGACCGTGCCTATGCCGACGCGGTGCGGGATGACGACGCAGTCGCCACCGCGACGCTCCTGCACAACGGCGGCGCCTACACCAAGGCGCACGCCGAGGTGGCCCTTGAGGGCCCGACGTGGATGCGCAGGAACTTCGTCGAGGTCGCGCAGTACAGGGCGGCACAGCTCGACCACGACTCCGCCACCCACATCGCGGCGATCCGCGGGGCGATCGCGGCCGCGGCGAAGATCGCCTACAAGGCGCAGCAGGACGCGGCGCTGGCGTCGAAGGCGGCGGCGGAGGCCCGTCAGGCGGCGTCCGAAGCACAGGAATGGGCGGCCAAGGCCCTGGACGCGGCGGACACGGCCGCCGACTACGCCGCAGAGGCGAAGCAGAACGCCGACGCCGCGGACGCGTCCGCGGCCTCCGCCCAGGCCTCGGCGAACCAGGCCAAGGCCGCCGCGGCCACCGCGCGCACCGCGGCCCGCTCGGCGAACTACTCGGCCAACAGGGCGATCGACGCGGCTCGCAGCGCCCTGAACTCCTCGTACAGCGCCCAGGCCTCGGCGGCCAGTGCCCGTCAGTCCGCACTCGCGGCGGGCCAGGATGCACGGACCGCGGCGGCGGCGGCCAGTGACGCCCGTCGCATTGCCACCGCGAAGCGGCAGGCCGAGGCGGCGGAGGCCGCGCGGAAGGCAGCAGAGGAGGCGAGGCAGAACCGGGAGAGCGGGAACAACCCGGCGGACAGCCCCACGCACGACCAGGTCAACCCGAAGGGCAGTGAGCCCGGCGAAGAGCCCTGGTACGAGGACGCGGGCTGGTGGGCCAACGCGTTCAACTGGATCAGCATCGGAACCGGGTTCGCCTCCGCCGTCTCCGGCCTCATCTGCCTCTTCCCGCCGGCGGCACCCATCGCGGGAACCGTCTCTGTGGTCCTGGCCTATACGTCCATCGCGACTTCAGGCATCAGCACCCTTTTCACGGGTATCGAGTACGGGTTCGGCAGCGACGAGTTCGCCGCGTCCGCCGCGGGTACCGCCCTGGGAATTCTCACGTTCGGGCAGTCGAAGTGGATCGGGGCGCTGGGAGGGAGCAAGGTGGCCACAAAGGTCACCCAGTTCGGCCATGATCTCGTGTCGCCGATCACCAGTACGCTGTCGTCACTGTTCGGATAG